A section of the Oryzias melastigma strain HK-1 linkage group LG2, ASM292280v2, whole genome shotgun sequence genome encodes:
- the LOC112160051 gene encoding beta-1,3-galactosyltransferase 1, with product MPSKVSCLYLLTVVCWASALWYLSISRPSSSYVGQMAFPVRKAPKGNKNATFSNIRTRSLNPHDFGYLINEDKKCEAEPPFLVILISTTHKEFDARQAIRETWGDESTFPDVRVVTLFLLGRSTDAVLNQMVEQESQIFHDVVVEDFIDSYHNLTLKTLMGMRWVATFCPKAQYVLKTDSDIFVNMENLIYNLLKPTTKPRRRYFTGYVINGGPIRDIRSKWYMPRDLYPDSKYPPFCSGTGYVFSADVAELIYKISLHTRLLHLEDVYVGVCLRKLGIHPFQNSGFNHWKMAYSLCRYRRVVTVHQISPEEMHRIWNDMTSKKHLKC from the coding sequence ATGCCGTCCAAGGTCTCATGCCTGTACTTGCTGACAGTGGTTTGCTGGGCCAGCGCCCTGTGGTACCTCAGCATCTCCCGCCCCTCGTCGTCATACGTCGGCCAGATGGCTTTTCCGGTACGCAAGGCGCCCAAAGGGAACAAGAATGCCACTTTTAGCAACATCCGCACGCGTTCTCTGAACCCGCACGACTTCGGCTACCTCATCAATGAAGACAAGAAGTGCGAGGCTGAGCCGCCGTTCCTGGTCATCCTGATCAGCACCACCCACAAGGAATTCGACGCCCGGCAGGCAATAAGAGAAACGTGGGGCGATGAGAGCACCTTTCCGGACGTGCGAGTAGTCACCCTTTTCTTGTTGGGGCGCAGCACGGATGCTGTCCTCAACCAGATGGTGGAGCAGGAGAGTCAGATCTTTCATGACGTAGTCGTGGAGGACTTTATTGACTCATACCACAACCTGACGCTGAAGACCCTGATGGGCATGCGTTGGGTGGCCACATTCTGCCCCAAGGCTCAGTATGTTCTCAAAACGGACAGTGACATCTTTGTCAACATGGAGAACCTCATCTATAACCTCCTGAAGCCCACCACCAAGCCTAGGAGAAGGTATTTTACAGGCTACGTCATCAACGGTGGGCCCATCAGAGACATACGCAGCAAGTGGTACATGCCCCGGGATCTTTACCCTGACAGCAAATACCCACCCTTCTGCTCTGGCACCGGCTACGTCTTCTCAGCAGATGTAGCCGAGCTCATATACAAGATCTCTTTGCACACCAGGCTCCTCCACCTGGAGGACGTCTATGTTGGAGTTTGCCTCCGTAAGCTGGGCATCCACCCCTTTCAGAACAGTGGCTTCAACCACTGGAAGATGGCCTACAGCCTCTGTCGATACCGCCGCGTGGTCACCGTCCATCAGATCTCCCCTGAGGAGATGCACCGCATCTGGAATGACATGACCAGCAAAAAGCACCTTAAATGTTAG